From one Bacteroides eggerthii genomic stretch:
- a CDS encoding TolC family protein yields MKQILLIILLGTGISITAQTLSLSFDDALRQMQQGNRSLKIADKGIEAARAERDKLNALWYPSLQGAGTFVHLSEKIEVKQPLSQFTDPAKDFVHNLVPDDQFISGILDQIGSHTLVFPLAPRNLTTVGLTAEWIVFSGGKRIRAGKIGNTMIDMARENREQTDATQRILLAESYFGLRLAQEVVRVRQDTYNSLQQHYKNALKLEAAGMIDKAGRLFAQVNMDEAQRSLEASQKEAAVLQNALRTLLNMEDTCTIQPISPLFINTVLPAQEEFLQAMRTENYTVNQLQLQSHIAKQQLRIDQSGYLPDIAVFGKQTLYAHGIQSNLVPRTMIGVGFTWNLFDGLAREKRIRQSKIAQQTLVIGQEKAKDDLSVGIDKLYTQMQKSQDNVRALNSTIELSEELVRIRKKSFTEGMATSTEVIDAENMLATVRVARLAAYYEYDVALMNLLALCGIPERFDKMRIEN; encoded by the coding sequence ATGAAACAAATCTTACTTATCATCCTCTTGGGAACGGGAATTTCCATAACGGCACAAACCCTCTCCCTGAGTTTTGACGACGCCCTACGGCAAATGCAGCAGGGTAATCGGAGCCTGAAGATAGCCGACAAGGGCATCGAAGCCGCACGTGCAGAACGTGACAAGTTGAACGCTCTGTGGTATCCAAGTCTGCAAGGTGCAGGAACATTCGTACACCTGTCCGAAAAAATAGAAGTGAAGCAGCCTCTTTCGCAATTTACAGATCCTGCCAAAGACTTCGTACACAACCTCGTTCCGGACGACCAGTTCATCAGCGGCATCCTCGACCAGATAGGCAGCCACACACTCGTCTTTCCACTTGCACCGCGTAACCTCACAACGGTGGGGTTGACAGCCGAATGGATTGTATTCTCCGGCGGCAAACGTATCCGCGCCGGCAAAATAGGAAACACGATGATAGACATGGCACGCGAGAACCGGGAACAAACCGATGCCACACAGCGTATCCTTTTGGCAGAGAGCTATTTCGGCCTGCGCCTGGCACAAGAAGTGGTACGTGTGCGCCAAGACACCTACAACAGTCTGCAACAACATTACAAAAATGCCCTAAAGCTGGAGGCTGCCGGAATGATAGACAAAGCCGGACGCCTCTTCGCCCAAGTGAATATGGACGAAGCGCAACGCTCACTGGAAGCCTCGCAGAAAGAGGCCGCAGTGCTGCAAAATGCCTTGCGCACACTGCTCAACATGGAAGATACCTGCACCATACAGCCCATCTCCCCACTCTTCATCAACACCGTCCTTCCTGCTCAAGAGGAGTTCTTGCAAGCCATGCGGACCGAGAACTACACCGTCAACCAATTGCAGTTGCAGTCGCACATCGCCAAGCAACAGCTCCGTATCGACCAGAGCGGATACCTGCCCGACATTGCAGTGTTTGGCAAACAGACCTTATATGCACATGGTATTCAAAGCAACCTCGTTCCCCGCACCATGATAGGAGTAGGATTTACTTGGAACCTCTTTGACGGGCTGGCACGAGAAAAGCGGATACGCCAATCAAAAATAGCCCAGCAGACCCTTGTCATAGGACAGGAAAAGGCCAAAGACGATTTAAGTGTAGGCATTGACAAGCTCTACACACAAATGCAGAAGTCTCAGGACAATGTACGCGCCCTGAACAGCACTATCGAACTGAGTGAAGAGCTGGTCCGCATCCGCAAGAAATCATTCACCGAAGGCATGGCCACAAGCACAGAAGTGATAGATGCCGAAAACATGCTGGCAACCGTACGCGTGGCCCGTCTGGCGGCATATTATGAGTACGATGTTGCACTGATGAACCTGCTGGCGCTATGCGGAATACCAGAACGGTTTGATAAAATGAGAATTGAAAATTAA
- a CDS encoding isochorismate synthase: MIDKEISNLTAIDTLIRQEQPFAVYRIPGEAAPHLLMQATGNVRLLHDLEELDGERGFVIAPFRVSEESPIVLIQPEEPEHFLLPDEYSEEEQEAFRLFQEQETFSETYTEGYETCFRTFIEALRSKRFDKLVLSRKSVIGQFPDFSPSAVFHAACKHYIHSYVYLCYTPRTGVWMGSTPEIILSGEKDEWSTVALAGTLPLQNGNLPQEWGEKNRQEQEYVVSYIRRQLLSLDIHPAENGPYPAYAGALSHLKTSFHFTLRDNRKLGSLLKVLHPTPAVCGLPKEEAYRFILENEGYDRRYYSGFIGWLDPSGKTDLYVNLRCMHIENGQLSFYAGGGLLASSELNDEWLETEKKLQTMKRLLRIPSHDSLTTNH; this comes from the coding sequence ATGATTGACAAAGAAATAAGTAATCTGACAGCTATTGATACATTGATCCGGCAAGAACAGCCTTTTGCCGTCTATCGTATTCCCGGAGAGGCAGCTCCCCATTTGCTGATGCAGGCAACGGGGAATGTCCGCCTGTTGCACGACCTTGAAGAGTTGGATGGGGAAAGAGGATTCGTCATTGCACCGTTCCGGGTGAGTGAGGAGAGTCCGATTGTGCTGATACAACCGGAAGAACCGGAACATTTCCTGCTGCCCGATGAGTATTCGGAAGAAGAACAGGAGGCCTTCCGGTTGTTTCAGGAGCAGGAAACATTTTCGGAAACTTATACGGAAGGGTATGAGACTTGTTTCCGGACATTTATAGAAGCCTTGCGCAGTAAGAGGTTTGATAAATTAGTACTTTCACGCAAATCCGTCATTGGACAGTTTCCGGATTTCTCCCCTTCGGCAGTGTTCCATGCTGCATGCAAACATTATATTCATTCTTACGTATATTTGTGCTACACCCCCCGGACCGGTGTATGGATGGGCAGCACTCCCGAAATTATCTTATCAGGAGAAAAGGACGAGTGGAGTACGGTGGCATTGGCAGGTACCCTGCCTTTGCAGAATGGTAATTTGCCGCAGGAATGGGGTGAGAAGAATAGGCAAGAACAGGAATATGTTGTATCTTATATCCGCCGGCAACTTCTTTCATTAGACATTCATCCTGCGGAGAACGGTCCGTATCCAGCTTATGCCGGAGCATTGTCACATTTAAAAACGAGTTTTCATTTTACTTTGAGAGATAACCGGAAACTGGGAAGTCTTCTGAAAGTTCTGCATCCCACTCCGGCTGTATGCGGACTGCCTAAGGAGGAAGCATACCGGTTTATACTGGAAAACGAAGGCTATGACCGCCGTTATTATTCCGGTTTCATCGGATGGCTCGATCCTTCCGGAAAGACCGACTTATATGTGAACCTGCGGTGTATGCACATTGAAAACGGACAATTGTCTTTTTATGCCGGCGGTGGATTGCTGGCTTCTTCGGAACTGAACGACGAATGGCTGGAAACGGAAAAGAAACTGCAAACCATGAAACGTCTGTTAAGGATTCCCTCCCATGATTCATTAACCACTAATCACTAA
- the menD gene encoding 2-succinyl-5-enolpyruvyl-6-hydroxy-3-cyclohexene-1-carboxylic-acid synthase — protein sequence MYTDKKNILQLAALLEAYGITKVVLCPGSRNVPIAHTLSNHPAFTCYAMTDERSAGYFALGLALNSGKPVAVCCTSGTALLNLHPAVAEAFYQKVPLIVISADRPAAWIGQMDGQTLPQPDVFRTLVKKSVNLPEIHTDEDEWFCNRLINEALLETNHHGKGPVHINVPVSEPLFGFTTAALPGVRVITRYQGLNIYDRDYNDLIDRMNKYRKRMIVVGQMNLIYLFEKRYTKLLYKHFAWLTEHIGNQTVPGIPVKNFDTALYAMPEEQMNRMAPDLLITYGGHIVSKRLKKFLRQHPPKEHWHVSPDGEVTDLYCSLTTVIEMDPFEFLEKIAGLLENHTPEYPRIWEDYCKAVPEPEFAYSEMAAVGALIKSLPEKSVLHLANSSVVRYAQLYAISPTIEVCCNRGTSGIEGSLSTAVGYAATSDKLNFAAIGDLSFFYDMNALWNVNVGSNLRILLLNNGGGEIFHTLPGLEMSEASHKFITAVHKTSAKGWAEERGFLYLRAENDGQLAETMQTFTCPETVERPILLEVFTDKDEDIRMLKNYYHQLK from the coding sequence ATGTATACAGACAAAAAGAATATCCTCCAACTGGCGGCGCTTCTCGAAGCGTACGGAATTACTAAGGTTGTGTTGTGTCCCGGTAGTCGCAATGTCCCTATCGCGCACACTTTGTCCAATCATCCGGCTTTTACTTGTTATGCAATGACAGATGAGCGGAGTGCCGGTTATTTTGCCCTTGGACTGGCTTTGAATAGCGGTAAACCTGTTGCGGTTTGTTGCACTTCGGGCACCGCCTTATTAAATCTTCATCCGGCTGTGGCAGAGGCTTTTTATCAAAAAGTGCCTTTGATAGTTATTTCCGCCGACCGCCCCGCAGCCTGGATCGGACAAATGGACGGACAGACACTTCCACAGCCGGATGTGTTCCGGACATTGGTCAAGAAGTCCGTCAATCTTCCCGAAATTCATACGGACGAGGATGAATGGTTCTGCAACCGCCTGATAAATGAGGCCCTGTTGGAAACCAATCATCATGGGAAAGGACCGGTGCATATCAATGTACCTGTTTCCGAACCGCTATTCGGTTTCACAACGGCTGCATTGCCGGGAGTGCGCGTCATCACCCGCTATCAAGGCTTGAACATCTACGACCGCGATTATAATGACCTCATCGACCGCATGAACAAATACAGAAAGCGGATGATCGTGGTAGGGCAAATGAATCTTATTTATCTGTTTGAAAAACGATATACCAAACTGCTGTATAAGCATTTTGCCTGGCTGACGGAGCATATCGGCAATCAGACTGTTCCGGGTATCCCTGTGAAGAATTTTGATACGGCGCTCTATGCCATGCCCGAAGAGCAAATGAACCGGATGGCTCCCGACCTGCTGATTACTTACGGGGGACACATCGTGTCCAAACGATTAAAGAAATTCCTTCGCCAGCATCCGCCCAAAGAGCATTGGCATGTATCACCGGATGGAGAGGTGACTGATCTTTACTGCTCATTGACTACGGTAATAGAGATGGACCCGTTTGAGTTCCTGGAAAAGATAGCAGGCCTGCTGGAAAATCACACTCCCGAATATCCCCGCATTTGGGAGGACTATTGCAAGGCTGTTCCCGAACCGGAGTTCGCATATTCGGAAATGGCGGCAGTGGGTGCATTGATAAAGTCTTTGCCGGAAAAGTCTGTTTTGCATCTGGCCAACAGCTCGGTGGTGCGCTATGCTCAATTGTATGCCATTTCTCCCACCATTGAGGTATGTTGCAACCGGGGAACCAGTGGCATAGAAGGTTCGCTATCCACAGCCGTCGGTTATGCGGCAACTTCCGATAAACTGAATTTTGCAGCTATCGGAGACTTGAGTTTCTTCTATGATATGAATGCGTTGTGGAATGTCAATGTCGGTTCTAATCTGCGCATCCTTTTATTGAACAATGGTGGCGGAGAAATTTTCCATACATTGCCGGGGCTTGAAATGTCGGAGGCTTCGCATAAGTTTATTACAGCGGTTCATAAAACCTCAGCCAAAGGCTGGGCGGAAGAACGGGGATTCCTTTACCTGCGTGCGGAGAATGACGGGCAACTGGCGGAGACCATGCAAACTTTCACTTGTCCGGAAACGGTGGAACGGCCCATTTTGCTGGAAGTATTTACCGATAAGGATGAAGATATCCGGATGTTGAAGAATTATTATCACCAATTAAAATAG
- the menB gene encoding 1,4-dihydroxy-2-naphthoyl-CoA synthase yields MLTQREWTTIREYEDILFDYYNGIARITINRERYRNAFTPTTTAEMSDALRICREEADIDVIVITGAGDKAFCSGGDQNVKGRGGYIGKDGVPRLSVLDVQKQIRSIPKPVIAAVNGFAIGGGHVLHVVCDLSIASENAVFGQTGPRVGSFDAGFGASYLARVVGQKKAREIWFLCRKYNAQEALEMGLVNKVVPLEQLEDEYVQWAEEMMQLSPLALRMIKAGLNAELDGQSGIQELAGDATLLYYLTDEAQEGKNAFLEKRKPNFKQYPKFP; encoded by the coding sequence ATGCTGACACAAAGAGAGTGGACTACCATCAGGGAATATGAAGATATTCTTTTTGATTATTATAACGGAATTGCCCGTATTACCATCAATCGCGAACGCTACCGTAACGCATTCACTCCGACTACAACTGCCGAAATGAGTGATGCATTGCGCATTTGTCGTGAGGAAGCGGATATTGACGTGATTGTCATCACCGGAGCCGGAGACAAGGCTTTCTGTTCGGGAGGTGATCAGAATGTAAAAGGGCGCGGCGGATATATCGGTAAAGACGGCGTACCCCGTTTGAGTGTATTGGATGTGCAGAAACAGATCCGCAGTATCCCGAAACCTGTAATTGCCGCTGTAAACGGTTTTGCTATCGGTGGCGGGCATGTGCTTCACGTGGTGTGCGACTTGTCTATCGCTTCCGAGAATGCTGTTTTCGGTCAGACAGGTCCTCGTGTAGGCAGTTTTGATGCCGGTTTCGGTGCATCTTATCTGGCGCGTGTGGTAGGGCAGAAGAAAGCGCGTGAAATCTGGTTCCTTTGCCGCAAGTATAACGCACAGGAAGCTTTGGAAATGGGGCTGGTTAATAAAGTAGTGCCTTTGGAGCAACTGGAAGACGAATATGTGCAATGGGCGGAAGAGATGATGCAGCTCAGTCCGCTGGCTTTGCGCATGATTAAAGCCGGACTGAATGCGGAGCTGGACGGACAGTCCGGTATTCAGGAACTGGCAGGCGATGCGACATTGCTTTATTATCTGACGGATGAAGCGCAGGAGGGAAAGAACGCGTTTTTGGAAAAACGTAAGCCGAATTTCAAACAATATCCCAAATTTCCCTGA